Proteins encoded within one genomic window of Macrotis lagotis isolate mMagLag1 chromosome 3, bilby.v1.9.chrom.fasta, whole genome shotgun sequence:
- the LOC141517002 gene encoding olfactory receptor 4P4-like: MGAISNVTEFILYGLSYDPNMQMFCFIFFLFCYISLLIGNLLILISIHCSHLFHQPMYYFLSHLSSMDIYYTSSVTPKLIGDLLTERKTISYDFCMFQVFAVHFFAGVEVLILTAMAFDRYVAICKPLHYMVIMSRKKCNLLVLAAWAGGAAHSFPQLAMTLKLPFCGPNELDHYFCDILPLLKIACTDTYLTGILTVSNSGTICLVVFVMLFVSYAIILWNLRTHSAEGRRKALSTCGSHLTVVLLFFVPAIISYLRPPTTNPEDKVFAVFYTIIAPMFNPLIYTLRNTEMKNAMRKVWCQNLRGKGNLNQLH; encoded by the coding sequence ATGGGAGCTATCAGCAATGTCACAGAATTCATTCTTTATGGACTTTCCTATGACCCAAACATGCagatgttttgttttatcttcttcCTATTCTGTTATATCAGTCTCCTCATAGGAAACCTTTTAATTCTCATCTCTATTCATTGTAGTCATCTTTTCCACCAACCAATGTACTATTTCCTCAGTCACTTGTCTTCTATGGACATCTACTATACTTCCAGTGTTACACCAAAACTAATTGGGGATCTATTAACTGAGAGAAAAACCATCTCTTATGACTTTTGTATGTTCCAAGTCTTTGCTGTGCACTTCTTTGCCGGTGTCGAGGTACTCATTCTGACTGCAATGGCTTTTGATCGCTATGTTGCCATCTGTAAACCGCTCCACTACATGGTCATCATGAGCAGAAAGAAATGCAACCTTCTGGTTTTAGCTGCTTGGGCTGGTGGGGCTGCCCATTCCTTTCCTCAGTTGGCCATGACTCTCAAGTTACCCTTCTGTGGTCCCAATGAGCTTGATCACTACTTTTGTGACATCTTGCCCTTACTGAAAATTGCCTGCACAGATACTTACCTCACTGGTATTCTCACTGTTAGCAATTCAGGGACAATTTGCTTGGTAGTTTTTGTGATGTTATTTGTTTCTTATGCTATTATATTATGGAACCTACGGACACATTCAGCTGAAGGGAGGCGGAAAGCTCTCTCCACTTGTGGGTCTCATTTAACAGTAGTGCTCTTGTTTTTTGTTCCTGCCATAATTTCTTACCTTAGACCTCCCACCACCAATCCAGAGGATAAAGTGTTTGCTGTATTTTATACCATCATTGCTCCAATGTTCAATCCCTTAATCTATACTCTGAGAAATACtgagatgaaaaatgctatgagGAAGGTGTGGTGTCAAAATCTAAGGGGGAAAGGAAATTTAAATCAGTTGCATTAA